One Rhipicephalus microplus isolate Deutch F79 chromosome 4, USDA_Rmic, whole genome shotgun sequence genomic window carries:
- the LOC119172749 gene encoding helix-loop-helix protein 2, with translation MFVCAQQPNRRCCGGSASPACPDHQASLSREDRRRRRRATQKYRLAHATRERIRVEAFNVAFAQLRRLLPTLPPDKKLSKIEILRLAICYISYLNHVLDV, from the coding sequence ATGTTCGTGTGTGCCCAGCAGCCGAACCGGCGCTGCTGTGGCGGCTCGGCGAGCCCCGCGTGTCCAGACCACCAGGCGTCGCTCAGCCGCGAGGACCGGCGCCGGCGACGCAGGGCCACGCAGAAGTACCGACTGGCGCACGCCACCCGAGAACGCATCCGCGTCGAAGCGTTCAACGTGGCGTTCGCGCAACTGCGTCGCCTGCTGCCCACCCTGCCACCCGACAAGAAGCTCTCCAAAATCGAAATACTCCGCCTGGCCATCTGCTACATCTCCTACCTCAACCATGTCCTAGACGTCTGA